A region from the Catellatospora sp. TT07R-123 genome encodes:
- a CDS encoding endonuclease V, with product MREQVVPDGEVTGVRTVAGLDVSYDPDSARVVAAAVVLALPDLTVLEAVTVPGEATFPYVTGLLAFRELPTLVEALRRLTVTPDVLVCDGYGVAHPRRFGLACHLGVLTGLPTFGVAKTPPPLARPDEAAGVRAAPGPARGDWSPLVEDGQVLGRALRTREGVKPVFVSVGHRIGLDAATDLTLALCRGFRLPETTRQADQLSRRVLGGVYATDRP from the coding sequence CTGCGCGAGCAGGTCGTCCCCGATGGTGAGGTGACCGGGGTGCGCACCGTCGCCGGGCTGGACGTGTCATACGACCCCGACTCCGCGCGGGTGGTGGCGGCCGCGGTCGTGCTGGCGCTGCCCGACCTGACCGTGCTGGAGGCGGTCACGGTCCCCGGCGAGGCGACGTTCCCGTACGTGACCGGCCTGCTGGCCTTCCGCGAGCTGCCGACGCTGGTCGAGGCGCTGCGGCGGCTCACGGTCACCCCCGACGTGCTGGTCTGCGACGGGTACGGCGTGGCCCACCCGCGCCGCTTCGGCCTGGCCTGCCACCTCGGCGTGCTCACGGGGCTGCCCACGTTCGGGGTGGCCAAGACCCCGCCGCCGCTGGCCCGCCCCGACGAGGCGGCCGGCGTCCGCGCCGCCCCCGGCCCGGCGCGCGGGGACTGGTCGCCGCTGGTCGAGGACGGGCAGGTGCTCGGGCGGGCGCTGCGTACCCGCGAAGGGGTCAAGCCGGTCTTCGTCTCCGTCGGCCACCGCATCGGCCTCGACGCCGCCACCGACCTCACCCTTGCCCTGTGCCGGGGTTTCCGGCTGCCGGAGACCACCCGCCAGGCCGACCAACTGTCCCGACGCGTGCTGGGAGGCGTGTATGCCACCGACCGACCGTGA
- the cmk gene encoding (d)CMP kinase has translation MAELRCVVAVDGPSGSGKSTVSRRLAQLLDARYLDTGAMYRAATWAVLQAGVDLADTDGIAKVVVDLELLITTDPAHPSISANGENVDGPIRGPEVTAAVSAVSAVPFVRQVMVARQRALIDESARIVVEGRDIGNIVAPDADLKVFLTASSAERARRRSTENATDHAATEADLARRDHLDSTRKVNPLQQAADAVVLDSTELGIDEVVSELHRLLTTRKAA, from the coding sequence GTGGCTGAGCTGCGCTGTGTGGTGGCGGTGGACGGTCCGTCGGGCTCGGGCAAGTCGACGGTGTCGCGGCGGCTGGCACAGCTGCTCGACGCCCGCTACCTGGACACCGGCGCGATGTACCGCGCGGCCACCTGGGCGGTGCTGCAGGCCGGGGTCGACCTGGCCGACACCGACGGCATCGCCAAGGTCGTGGTCGACCTGGAGCTGCTGATCACCACCGACCCCGCGCACCCCTCGATCAGCGCCAACGGCGAGAATGTCGACGGGCCGATCCGCGGGCCCGAGGTCACCGCGGCGGTGTCCGCCGTGTCGGCAGTGCCGTTCGTGCGGCAGGTCATGGTCGCGCGCCAGCGCGCGCTCATCGACGAGTCGGCCCGGATCGTGGTCGAGGGCCGCGACATCGGCAACATCGTCGCCCCCGACGCCGACCTGAAGGTCTTCCTGACCGCCTCGTCGGCCGAGCGCGCCCGCCGCCGCAGCACCGAGAACGCCACCGATCACGCCGCGACCGAGGCCGACCTGGCCCGCCGTGATCACCTGGACTCCACCCGCAAGGTCAACCCGTTGCAGCAGGCCGCCGACGCGGTCGTGCTCGACTCGACCGAGCTGGGCATCGATGAGGTCGTCAGCGAGCTGCACCGGCTGCTGACGACAAGGAAGGCAGCATGA
- the der gene encoding ribosome biogenesis GTPase Der — protein MSESEWTELVVVETAEPEVSAEPAAPQPVLAVVGRPNVGKSTLVNRIIGRRQAVVEDIPGVTRDRVAYDAQWAGRRFTVVDTGGWEPDAKDRAAAIAAQAEAAVAMADVVLFVVDATVGATDVDEKAVRMLRRSAKPVLLIANKADNNTIEHEAHALWALGLGQPWPVSALHGRGSGDLLDAVLAAFPKEAPRETFAVGPRGPRRIALVGRPNVGKSSLLNRLANEERSVVDPVAGTTVDPVDSLVVIGGETWQFVDTAGLRKRVGKASGTEYFASLRTAAAIEAAEVTVVLLDSSEVISEQDQRLLSMVTEAGRGVVLAFNKWDLVDADRRHYLDKEIERELKRIPWALRVNISAKTGRAVEKIAPALRTALASWEKRVPTGQLNQWLTALVQATPHPVRGGRAPRILFATQPGVAPPKFVLFTTAPLDPGYIRFVERKLREEFGFDGSPIDISVKPRKEKGPGGRGKTHG, from the coding sequence ATGAGCGAGAGTGAATGGACCGAGCTGGTCGTCGTCGAGACGGCGGAGCCTGAGGTGTCGGCCGAACCGGCCGCCCCGCAGCCGGTCCTGGCGGTGGTGGGCCGCCCCAACGTGGGCAAGTCCACCCTCGTCAACCGCATCATCGGCCGCCGTCAGGCGGTCGTCGAGGACATCCCGGGCGTGACCCGCGACCGCGTCGCGTACGACGCGCAGTGGGCGGGCCGCCGGTTCACCGTCGTGGACACCGGCGGCTGGGAGCCCGACGCGAAGGACCGCGCCGCCGCCATCGCCGCGCAGGCCGAGGCGGCCGTCGCCATGGCCGACGTGGTGCTGTTCGTGGTCGACGCGACGGTGGGCGCCACCGACGTGGACGAGAAGGCCGTACGCATGCTGCGCCGCAGCGCCAAGCCGGTGCTGCTGATCGCCAACAAGGCGGACAACAACACCATCGAGCACGAGGCGCATGCCCTGTGGGCGCTGGGCCTCGGCCAGCCGTGGCCCGTCTCGGCCCTGCACGGCCGCGGCTCCGGCGACCTGCTCGACGCGGTGCTGGCGGCGTTCCCGAAGGAGGCTCCGCGCGAGACCTTCGCGGTCGGGCCGCGCGGCCCGCGCCGGATCGCCCTGGTCGGGCGCCCGAACGTGGGCAAGTCCAGCCTGCTCAACCGGCTGGCCAACGAGGAGCGCTCGGTCGTCGACCCCGTCGCCGGCACCACGGTCGACCCGGTCGACTCGCTGGTGGTCATCGGCGGCGAGACCTGGCAGTTCGTCGACACCGCCGGGCTGCGCAAGCGCGTCGGCAAGGCCAGCGGCACCGAATACTTCGCGTCGCTGCGTACCGCGGCGGCGATCGAGGCGGCCGAGGTCACCGTGGTGCTGCTGGACTCCAGCGAGGTCATCAGCGAGCAGGACCAGCGCCTGCTGTCGATGGTCACCGAAGCCGGCCGCGGCGTGGTGCTCGCCTTCAACAAGTGGGACCTCGTCGACGCCGACCGGCGGCACTACCTGGACAAGGAGATCGAGCGGGAGCTCAAGCGCATCCCGTGGGCGCTGCGCGTCAACATCTCCGCCAAGACCGGCCGCGCCGTGGAGAAGATCGCCCCGGCCCTGCGTACGGCGCTGGCCAGCTGGGAGAAGCGCGTCCCGACGGGCCAGCTCAACCAGTGGCTGACCGCCCTGGTCCAGGCCACCCCGCACCCGGTGCGCGGCGGACGCGCCCCCCGCATCCTCTTCGCCACCCAGCCCGGCGTGGCCCCGCCGAAGTTCGTCCTCTTCACGACAGCCCCCCTCGACCCGGGCTACATCCGCTTCGTCGAGCGCAAGCTGCGCGAGGAGTTCGGCTTCGACGGCAGCCCCATCGACATCTCAGTAAAGCCCCGCAAGGAAAAGGGCCCCGGCGGCCGCGGCAAAACCCACGGCTAA
- a CDS encoding NAD(P)/FAD-dependent oxidoreductase: MSPGAGLRDADLLVVGGGPAGLATALLARRAGMSVVVAEPRDAPIDKACGEGLMPGGLARLLDLGVDPPGVPFHGIGYRGPDRAVDARFAAGPGRGVRRTVLQAALHAAAQRAGVGWVRHRVTGLVQEAGGVVAAGVRANWLIGADGLHSAVARAAGIASSAGSPRRYGLRRHWRVAPWSDLVEVWWSPHAEAYVTPVAPDEVGVAILHRQTGASYERLLAGFPGLVARLAGAQACGPVRGAGPLRRRVRARVQGRVLLVGDAAGYEDALTGEGISLAFGQAEAAVAALAAGRPEGYEQQWRRRTRTYRLLTRGLVLATAPRPLRRAVVPVCAAAPALFGRIVNVLAG, from the coding sequence GTGAGCCCTGGCGCCGGCCTGCGCGACGCCGACCTGCTGGTCGTCGGCGGCGGCCCGGCCGGGCTGGCCACGGCGCTGCTGGCGCGGCGGGCCGGAATGTCGGTGGTGGTGGCCGAGCCCCGCGACGCCCCGATCGACAAGGCGTGCGGCGAGGGGCTGATGCCCGGCGGGCTGGCCCGGCTGCTGGACCTGGGCGTGGACCCGCCGGGCGTGCCGTTCCACGGCATCGGCTACCGGGGGCCGGACCGCGCCGTCGACGCCCGCTTCGCGGCGGGGCCGGGCCGGGGCGTGCGCCGCACGGTGCTCCAGGCCGCGCTGCACGCGGCGGCGCAGCGGGCGGGCGTGGGCTGGGTGCGGCACCGGGTGACCGGCCTGGTGCAGGAGGCGGGCGGCGTCGTCGCGGCGGGGGTACGGGCGAACTGGCTGATCGGCGCCGACGGGCTGCACTCGGCGGTGGCCCGCGCGGCGGGCATCGCCTCGTCGGCCGGCTCGCCGCGCCGCTACGGGCTGCGCCGCCACTGGCGCGTGGCGCCCTGGTCCGACCTGGTCGAGGTGTGGTGGTCGCCGCACGCCGAGGCGTACGTGACCCCGGTCGCCCCGGACGAGGTCGGGGTGGCGATCCTGCACCGGCAGACCGGGGCGTCGTACGAGCGGCTGCTGGCCGGGTTCCCGGGGCTGGTAGCGCGGCTGGCCGGGGCGCAGGCGTGCGGGCCGGTGCGCGGGGCCGGGCCGCTGCGGCGGCGGGTGCGGGCCCGGGTGCAGGGCCGGGTGCTGTTGGTCGGCGACGCGGCCGGGTACGAGGACGCGCTCACCGGCGAGGGGATCAGCCTCGCGTTCGGTCAGGCCGAGGCGGCGGTGGCGGCCCTGGCCGCCGGGCGGCCGGAGGGCTACGAACAGCAGTGGCGCCGCCGCACCCGGACGTATCGGCTGCTCACCCGTGGTCTGGTGCTGGCCACCGCGCCGCGCCCGCTGCGCCGCGCGGTGGTGCCGGTGTGTGCGGCCGCCCCGGCGCTGTTCGGCCGGATCGTGAACGTGCTCGCGGGCTGA
- a CDS encoding YbaB/EbfC family nucleoid-associated protein: protein MPPTDRDANAALRARFDEVHSRYTHLRDNVAELKRRLDGLEVTARSPDGTVTVAVGARGQLTRLRLHEKAYAHRPDRLADLITETTRKAETAAGEAVLRLTAQVVPAEAGVADLLRGGDLGGLLRRHDEALGWRPAGDDGRR from the coding sequence ATGCCACCGACCGACCGTGACGCCAACGCCGCGCTGCGGGCCCGCTTCGACGAGGTCCACAGCCGCTACACGCACCTGCGCGACAACGTCGCCGAACTCAAGCGCCGCCTGGACGGGCTGGAGGTCACCGCACGCTCGCCCGACGGCACCGTCACCGTGGCCGTCGGCGCCCGCGGGCAGCTCACCAGGCTGCGCCTGCACGAGAAGGCATACGCCCACCGCCCGGACCGGCTCGCCGACCTGATCACCGAGACCACGAGGAAGGCCGAGACCGCCGCGGGCGAGGCGGTGCTGCGGCTGACGGCGCAGGTGGTGCCCGCCGAGGCGGGCGTGGCCGACCTACTGCGCGGCGGCGACCTCGGCGGCCTGCTGCGCCGCCACGACGAGGCCCTCGGCTGGCGCCCGGCAGGCGACGATGGACGGCGGTGA
- the mscL gene encoding large conductance mechanosensitive channel protein MscL, with amino-acid sequence MLNGFKNFVMRGNVVDLAVGVVIGAAFTTLVTQFTASFLQPLIKMIGAGGAVSGLKFTIPGDQNAIDLGSFINALITFVLTAAVLYFLVVLPMNRLAERRDQGKEPEPKPITEDVRLLTEIRDALVAGRVPAQAVRAETGSAAEPVAER; translated from the coding sequence ATGCTGAACGGCTTCAAGAACTTCGTCATGCGCGGCAACGTGGTCGACCTGGCGGTCGGTGTGGTGATCGGTGCGGCTTTCACGACGCTGGTCACCCAGTTCACCGCGTCGTTCCTGCAGCCTCTGATCAAGATGATCGGCGCCGGTGGTGCCGTGTCGGGGCTGAAGTTCACGATTCCCGGCGACCAGAACGCCATCGACCTCGGCTCGTTCATCAACGCGCTGATCACGTTCGTGCTGACGGCCGCGGTGCTGTACTTCCTGGTCGTGCTGCCGATGAACAGGCTGGCCGAGCGGCGGGACCAGGGCAAGGAACCCGAGCCGAAGCCGATCACCGAGGACGTCCGGCTGCTGACCGAGATCCGCGACGCGCTGGTCGCGGGGCGGGTGCCCGCGCAGGCCGTACGCGCCGAGACCGGGTCCGCCGCCGAGCCCGTCGCCGAGCGCTGA
- a CDS encoding helix-turn-helix transcriptional regulator has protein sequence MHAFDILGDPVRRRILELLASGERSAGDLAAVVQAEFGISQPAVSQHLKVLRDNGFATVRAEGTRRLYAVDAEPLRQVDEWLDPYRRFWTQRLDALATELARGRQERQQADPTTKGTDQP, from the coding sequence GTGCACGCGTTCGACATCCTCGGCGATCCCGTCCGGCGTCGGATCCTCGAACTGCTCGCCTCGGGCGAGCGGTCCGCGGGAGACCTCGCCGCCGTGGTGCAGGCCGAGTTCGGGATCTCGCAACCCGCGGTCTCCCAGCATCTGAAGGTGCTGCGCGACAACGGCTTCGCGACGGTACGTGCCGAGGGCACGCGCCGTCTCTACGCCGTCGACGCCGAACCCCTGCGGCAGGTCGACGAGTGGCTCGATCCCTACCGGCGCTTCTGGACGCAGCGCCTGGACGCCCTGGCCACCGAACTGGCCCGGGGCAGACAAGAGCGGCAGCAGGCCGACCCGACCACGAAAGGCACCGACCAGCCATGA
- a CDS encoding isoprenylcysteine carboxyl methyltransferase family protein, with translation MSVLPYTLLILAVAAERLVELVVSRRHAAWARARGGREFGRGHYPAMVAIHTGLLAGCLAEVWLADRPFLPALGWPMLALVVASQALRWWCVATLGQRWNTLVIVVPGLPLVARGPYRWLRHPNYVAVVVEGIALPLVHTAWVTALAFTLANAAVLAVRIRVENAALAQAAA, from the coding sequence GTGAGCGTGCTGCCGTACACCCTGCTGATCCTCGCCGTGGCGGCCGAGCGGCTGGTGGAACTGGTCGTGTCGCGGCGGCATGCCGCGTGGGCGCGGGCCCGGGGCGGCCGCGAGTTCGGCCGGGGCCACTACCCGGCGATGGTGGCGATCCACACCGGACTGCTGGCGGGCTGCCTGGCCGAGGTGTGGCTGGCCGACCGGCCGTTCCTGCCCGCGCTGGGCTGGCCGATGCTGGCGCTGGTGGTGGCGAGCCAGGCGCTGCGCTGGTGGTGTGTGGCCACGCTGGGGCAGCGGTGGAACACGCTGGTGATCGTGGTGCCGGGGCTGCCGCTGGTGGCCCGCGGCCCGTACCGGTGGCTGCGGCATCCCAACTACGTCGCGGTGGTGGTGGAGGGGATCGCGCTGCCGCTGGTGCACACCGCGTGGGTGACGGCGCTGGCGTTCACGCTGGCCAACGCGGCGGTGCTGGCGGTGCGGATCCGGGTGGAGAACGCCGCGCTGGCGCAGGCCGCCGCGTGA
- a CDS encoding SRPBCC domain-containing protein, producing the protein MNSTETAKTDIELYRREIAAGEARCAVFRRVYDASIEDVWDACTDPERLARWYAPVQGDLRVGGEFSQGDFGPGRVLRCEAPRLLTVALGGGDPAPDEIELRLSEGPDGTTVLEFEHATTLSEHNIGGQLFDAVYCMGGGYGPRLVTLDRYLGGTLGDVDATQLHLREDLRPAIEHAMSALAVLVEKDKNR; encoded by the coding sequence ATGAACAGCACTGAGACCGCCAAGACCGACATCGAGCTGTACCGGCGCGAGATCGCCGCCGGCGAGGCGCGCTGCGCCGTCTTCCGCCGCGTGTACGACGCGAGCATCGAGGACGTGTGGGACGCATGCACCGACCCGGAGCGGCTGGCCCGCTGGTACGCCCCCGTGCAGGGCGACCTGCGCGTCGGCGGCGAGTTCAGCCAGGGCGACTTCGGGCCCGGCCGGGTGCTGCGCTGCGAGGCGCCGCGCCTGCTCACCGTGGCCCTGGGCGGCGGCGACCCGGCGCCGGACGAGATCGAGCTCCGCCTGTCCGAGGGCCCGGACGGCACCACGGTCCTGGAGTTCGAGCACGCGACGACGCTGTCCGAGCACAACATCGGCGGCCAGCTGTTCGACGCCGTGTACTGCATGGGCGGCGGCTACGGCCCGCGCCTGGTGACCCTGGACCGCTACCTGGGCGGCACTCTCGGCGACGTCGACGCGACCCAGCTGCACCTGCGCGAGGACCTGCGCCCGGCCATCGAGCACGCGATGTCGGCCCTGGCCGTACTCGTCGAGAAGGACAAGAACCGCTGA
- a CDS encoding cation transporter, producing the protein MGKHAFAVSGIHCENCADLIDQAVSQLPGVLATHTSHTTARTEVDLSPATTPADVATTITHHGYPAIPL; encoded by the coding sequence ATGGGCAAGCACGCCTTCGCCGTATCCGGCATCCACTGCGAGAACTGCGCCGACCTCATCGACCAGGCCGTATCCCAGCTACCCGGCGTCCTGGCCACCCACACCAGCCACACCACCGCCCGCACCGAGGTAGACCTCTCCCCCGCGACAACCCCCGCCGACGTAGCCACCACCATCACCCACCACGGCTACCCCGCCATCCCCCTCTAA
- a CDS encoding NUDIX hydrolase, producing the protein MSTISRVNETLHADALALLTGWQPPADAHDDWRRTLDLLALGPQVMAKPHPGGHLTASAVIVSHDRSRVLLCLHGKHDIWCQVGGHCEPGDATMAAAALREATEESGIAGLTVDPVPVDVDVHDVPCGGRPNHHHDVIFLVYAPPQAQELVSEESHELGWFDPAALPSPLGTDTGRVVANALRRLG; encoded by the coding sequence ATGTCTACCATCAGCCGGGTGAACGAGACCCTGCACGCCGACGCGCTCGCCCTGTTGACCGGGTGGCAGCCGCCCGCCGACGCGCACGACGACTGGCGCCGCACCCTGGACCTGCTCGCCCTCGGGCCGCAGGTCATGGCCAAGCCGCACCCCGGCGGCCACCTCACCGCCAGCGCGGTGATCGTGTCGCACGACCGCAGCCGGGTGCTGCTGTGCCTGCACGGCAAGCACGACATCTGGTGCCAGGTCGGCGGCCACTGCGAGCCCGGCGACGCGACCATGGCCGCCGCGGCGCTGCGCGAGGCGACCGAGGAGTCCGGGATCGCCGGGCTCACCGTCGACCCGGTGCCGGTCGACGTCGACGTGCACGACGTGCCGTGCGGCGGCCGCCCCAACCACCACCACGACGTGATCTTCCTGGTCTACGCGCCGCCGCAGGCCCAGGAGCTGGTCAGCGAGGAGTCGCACGAGCTGGGCTGGTTCGACCCGGCCGCGCTGCCCTCGCCGCTGGGCACCGACACCGGCCGCGTCGTGGCCAACGCGCTGCGCCGGCTGGGCTGA
- a CDS encoding type III polyketide synthase, translating into MSDVDVRAPQVASVAVRFPAHRYRQEDIVAEFAQLCLPASHPSREAFARFGRNTGVRTRHLALPLDSYADITGFTQANDHFIEVALELGEAALRGALDAAGVDAAEVDLIATTSVTGLAVPSLEARLAQRVGLRPDVKRLPLFGLGCVAGAAGVARLHDYLRAWPGHTAVLLAVELCSLTLQQEDTTAANLVATSLFGDGAAAVVLVGGDRPLPGPGRPRVLATRSRLYPDTEQVMGWRIGSSGFRIVLSTEVAPIAERYLGDDVRGFLAEFGLSPADVGTWVCHPGGPKVIDTVQRVLDLPAAALEPTRMSLAARGNLSSVSVLDVLHAGLADPPPPGTPGLMIAMGPGFCSELVLLEW; encoded by the coding sequence ATGAGTGACGTCGATGTCCGCGCCCCTCAGGTGGCGTCGGTCGCAGTACGCTTCCCCGCGCACCGATACCGCCAGGAGGACATCGTCGCCGAGTTCGCCCAGCTCTGCCTACCGGCGTCGCACCCGTCCCGCGAAGCCTTCGCCCGCTTCGGCCGCAACACCGGCGTGCGCACCCGCCACCTCGCCCTCCCGCTGGACAGCTACGCGGACATCACCGGTTTCACCCAGGCCAATGACCACTTCATCGAGGTCGCCCTCGAACTCGGCGAGGCCGCGCTGCGCGGCGCGCTGGACGCGGCGGGAGTGGACGCCGCCGAAGTGGACCTGATCGCGACCACCAGCGTCACCGGCCTGGCCGTCCCGTCGCTGGAGGCCCGGCTGGCGCAGCGGGTGGGGCTGCGCCCGGACGTCAAGCGGCTGCCGCTGTTCGGCCTGGGCTGCGTCGCGGGCGCGGCCGGGGTGGCGCGGCTGCACGACTACCTGCGCGCCTGGCCGGGTCACACGGCGGTGCTGCTGGCGGTGGAGCTGTGCTCGCTGACGTTGCAGCAGGAGGACACCACCGCCGCGAACCTGGTCGCCACCAGCCTGTTCGGTGACGGCGCGGCCGCGGTGGTGCTGGTGGGCGGCGACCGGCCGCTGCCGGGGCCGGGCCGGCCGCGGGTGCTGGCCACGCGCAGCCGCCTCTACCCGGACACCGAGCAGGTGATGGGCTGGCGGATCGGGTCGAGCGGCTTCCGGATCGTGCTGTCGACGGAGGTCGCGCCGATCGCCGAGCGGTATCTCGGCGACGACGTGCGCGGGTTCCTGGCCGAGTTCGGCCTGTCCCCGGCCGACGTGGGCACCTGGGTGTGCCATCCCGGCGGCCCGAAGGTGATCGACACCGTGCAGCGGGTGCTGGACCTGCCCGCCGCGGCGCTGGAGCCGACGCGGATGTCCCTGGCGGCCCGGGGCAACCTGTCGTCGGTGTCGGTGCTGGACGTGCTGCACGCCGGGTTGGCCGATCCGCCGCCGCCGGGCACGCCCGGCCTCATGATCGCGATGGGGCCGGGGTTCTGTTCCGAGCTCGTGCTGCTGGAGTGGTGA
- a CDS encoding protein kinase: MRPLETSDPISVGSYRLAGVLGGGGMGRVYLGHSPSGRRVAVKVIRQELAADPVFRRRFSREVAAAKSVSPLFTAAVVDADTQAEAPWLATAYIEGPSLERQIAEHGALPEPAVLTLATGLAEALASIHRVGLTHRDLKPANVLLDDDGPHIIDFGIALDSADERMTTSVNVGTPSYMAPERIQGEESGPPGDVFSLGALLFFAATGRTLISGGSMFEQINQVTQGRFDLGKLSPTLRPFIVRCISLRPQDRPTAVELARILIGTGVSGPTPGWYQPGVQRTLPAGPHHPPTPPEGWPHPAPSRLPRVSRRTLLIAGAGGGAALIAGVAWALGRGSGTPDGQASPGPSLHIVSDEPDPSRGGAGGRGDVVAQAASHASADRHRLVIDRNGRIVGTDGTRVFARDVRDDRELWTRPLKSSGTLAVHDWGPSVLVTGGAKLFRVNTVSGGVEFEVDTTSTVTAVLTSTETAFVQQSAKLLAYSRAGVRVWELSSSEQPLAADSRWLVTRRQSGGTVTITLREAGSGDRVWQQQFDAGADQGPPGGGGPGGPGDGGPGGPGGPPDDDWIVGEARLTEDHVVVRDRMQVRRMRLSDGGTVWQRVWERPVATMALFGDLVVLGADRIVTLRQSDGENAWSGPSLRGARVAVAPDGGTLYVVGDEHIAAITPDGRTAWNAPVPNADEGGIEALVLRPPLAYVVLRPPPFPDSDEADVLAVALEPQT, translated from the coding sequence ATGCGTCCGCTGGAAACCTCAGACCCGATCTCGGTCGGGTCGTACCGGCTCGCCGGGGTGCTCGGTGGCGGCGGCATGGGCCGCGTCTACCTCGGACACTCCCCCAGCGGCCGCCGCGTCGCGGTCAAGGTGATCCGTCAGGAGCTGGCCGCCGACCCGGTGTTCCGGCGCCGGTTCAGCCGCGAGGTCGCCGCCGCCAAGTCGGTCAGCCCGCTGTTCACCGCCGCGGTCGTCGACGCCGACACCCAGGCCGAGGCGCCCTGGCTGGCCACCGCGTACATCGAGGGACCGAGCCTGGAGCGGCAGATCGCCGAGCACGGCGCGCTGCCCGAGCCGGCAGTGCTCACGCTGGCCACCGGCCTGGCCGAGGCGCTGGCCTCGATCCACCGGGTCGGGCTCACCCACCGCGATCTCAAGCCCGCCAACGTGCTGCTCGACGACGACGGCCCGCACATCATCGACTTCGGCATCGCGCTGGACTCCGCCGACGAGCGGATGACCACCAGCGTCAACGTCGGCACGCCGTCGTACATGGCGCCCGAGCGGATCCAGGGCGAGGAGAGCGGGCCGCCCGGGGACGTGTTCTCGCTGGGGGCGCTGCTGTTCTTCGCCGCCACCGGCCGCACGCTGATCTCCGGCGGCAGCATGTTCGAGCAGATCAACCAGGTCACGCAGGGCCGGTTCGACCTGGGCAAGCTGTCGCCGACGCTGCGGCCGTTCATCGTCCGGTGCATCAGCCTGCGCCCGCAGGACCGGCCGACCGCCGTCGAGCTGGCACGCATCCTCATCGGCACCGGTGTGTCCGGCCCGACCCCGGGCTGGTACCAGCCCGGGGTCCAGCGGACGCTGCCGGCCGGACCGCACCACCCGCCGACCCCGCCCGAGGGCTGGCCGCACCCGGCCCCGTCGCGGCTGCCGCGCGTGTCCCGGCGCACCCTGCTCATCGCGGGCGCGGGCGGCGGCGCCGCGCTGATCGCCGGGGTCGCCTGGGCGCTGGGCCGCGGCAGCGGCACGCCGGACGGGCAGGCCAGCCCGGGGCCCAGCCTGCACATCGTCTCCGACGAGCCCGATCCGAGCCGCGGCGGCGCCGGCGGACGCGGCGACGTGGTCGCCCAAGCCGCGTCGCACGCCAGTGCGGACAGGCACCGGCTGGTCATCGACCGCAACGGCCGGATCGTCGGCACGGACGGCACCCGGGTCTTCGCCCGCGACGTCCGCGACGACAGGGAGCTGTGGACCAGGCCGCTCAAGAGCAGCGGCACGCTCGCCGTCCACGACTGGGGCCCGTCCGTGCTGGTCACCGGCGGCGCGAAGCTGTTCCGGGTCAACACCGTCTCCGGCGGCGTCGAGTTCGAGGTGGACACCACCAGCACCGTGACCGCCGTGCTGACCAGCACCGAGACGGCGTTCGTGCAGCAGAGCGCGAAGCTGCTGGCGTACAGCCGGGCGGGGGTGCGGGTATGGGAGCTGTCCTCGTCGGAGCAGCCGCTGGCCGCCGACAGCCGCTGGCTGGTCACCCGGCGGCAGAGCGGCGGCACCGTGACGATCACGCTGCGCGAGGCGGGTTCCGGCGACCGGGTCTGGCAGCAGCAGTTCGATGCCGGTGCGGACCAGGGGCCGCCCGGGGGCGGCGGACCGGGCGGGCCGGGCGACGGGGGCCCCGGCGGGCCGGGCGGCCCGCCGGACGACGACTGGATCGTCGGCGAGGCGCGGCTGACCGAGGACCATGTGGTCGTACGCGACCGCATGCAGGTCCGGCGGATGCGCCTGTCCGACGGCGGCACCGTCTGGCAGCGCGTCTGGGAACGTCCCGTCGCCACCATGGCGCTCTTCGGCGACCTGGTGGTGCTGGGCGCCGACCGGATCGTCACGCTACGCCAGAGCGACGGCGAGAACGCGTGGTCCGGGCCGAGCCTGCGCGGGGCCCGCGTGGCGGTCGCGCCCGACGGCGGAACCCTCTACGTCGTCGGCGACGAGCACATCGCCGCCATCACCCCCGACGGCAGGACGGCCTGGAACGCGCCGGTGCCCAACGCCGACGAGGGCGGCATCGAGGCGCTGGTGCTGCGGCCGCCGCTGGCGTACGTGGTGCTGCGCCCGCCGCCGTTCCCCGACTCCGACGAGGCCGACGTGCTGGCCGTGGCGCTGGAACCGCAGACCTGA